Part of the Natrialbaceae archaeon AArc-T1-2 genome, GTACCGGGCCGAGGTGGAGTCGGGTGACCGTTCGATCGCCGAGCGGTTCCAGCCACCCCGGTACGTCGACGACGAACAGTGGACCGCCGAGGAACTCGAGGGACACGGGGAGTTCGTGACGATACGGATATACGAACGGACGATAACGCACACCGACGACACGTCCGAGATCGAATCGAACGAGGAGGAACTGGTACTCACGATCGACCTGGCCAACGAGACGATCACGGAGGCGGAGAACGCATGAACGCGATCGACAGCTTCAGGAACGCGTTCGTCAACTACGTCGGCGACGACGCGCGGTCGTCGCCGTTCAACCTCGCCGCCGCCAGGGTCGTAGTCGGGGCCTACATCATCTGGCGGATGACCTCGCTCGAGTGGGGGTTCTATCAGGAGTGGCCGCGACAGTTCAATGACAGCCTCAGCTTCCTCTACAACGACCTCTTTCTGGCGCTGCTTCCATACCAGCAGTGGCTCGTCGCCGGGCTCCTCGTGCTGTTCGTCCTCGGCTACAGGATCCGCTGGACCGGTGGCATCGCGGCGCTGCTGATGATGCACATGCTATCGGTGAAGGCGACGATCTACCACGCCGGCACCGTCGAGTCGATGTTCGTCCTCTCGTACTTCCTCCTGCTGTTCGCGTTCTTCCACCGCGACGACGCGATGTCCGCCGACGCGATCATCCGGACGAAGGAGAAGTCGATCGACCAGCTCAACAGGTTCCTCAAGGAGGGGTCCAATCAGGTGTACCGCATGCGCGTGTTCAAGTGGCTCCTGCTGGCCGTCGGGCTGCTCTACCTCGGCTCCGCCTGGGGGAAGATCATGAACGGCTCGCCCGAGATCTGGCTCACCGGCTACGAACTGCAGCGAGACATCCTCGAGAGCCAGGAGCTCACCGGCGTCGAGCGGCCCCTCGCCGAACCGATACTGGAGTACCGGTCGCTCTCGTGGCTCGGCTTCGTCGGGACGGCGGTGATCCAGACCTCGCTGCTCGTCGCGATCCTGCTCGGAATCACGATCACGCCGTCCGCTCTCGGTCTGATCGGGTTCCACCTCGCCACGGTCGCCATGCTGGGGCTCTACTTCATCGACATGATCGTCGTCCTGTTGATGTTCGGGGCCTGGGACCGCGCCTACAGCTGGCTTGCGGCCGACGCGGACGACCAGGTGCAACTGGCTTACGACGAGCGCTGTTACTTCTGCGCTCGTAGCCTCTACGTCTTCAAACAGCTGGACATCAACGACTCGGTCCAGTTCTACTCCCAGTCCGACGTCCCAAAGGAACTGGTCGACTGCGACGACGTCGACCTGGACGAGGAGATGTACCTCTTCCGCGACGGCGAACCCTACGGGGGGTACGAGGCGTTCCGGCAGCTACTCAAGCAGTTCCGGATCTTCTTCCCGATCGTCCTGTTGATGGCGCTGTCGCCGGTGCGGTACGTCGGGAACCGGGTCTACAAGTACGTCGCCCGCAACCGGAGCCGTCAGTTCGTCTGCAGCTTCGAGCCCGAGCAGAACTGAACCGGCGACCCGCGTCGGATTTATACGCGACTCGCCCCTACACCCGTCCGTGAGCACGCGAACGAGTGCGCTGGATGCAGTCGTCTTCGGTGTCGACGTCCAAAGCGGCGACGTGCGTGGTGATTCGCCCTCCTACGCGCTGGTCGTCTACGACGGCGAGGATCTAGAGCGCGACGTCGTCTCCGGCCGGAAACTCCGCCGGCTGATCGACGACGAGGAGCCCGCCATCGTCGCGACGGACAACATGTACGAACTCGCAGCGGACAAGGACGAACTCGTCCACTTCCTGGGCTCGTTGCCCGACGGGACGATGCTCGTCCAGGTGACCGGCGCCGAACAGCCCGAACCGCTCTCCCGGGTCGCGAAACGTCACGGCATCCCCTACGGCAAGGAACCGATGCGGGAAGCAGAAGCCGCCGCGCGACTGGCCGCCCACAACGTCGGTCACGAGGTCTCTGCCTTTACCGACACG contains:
- a CDS encoding DCC1-like thiol-disulfide oxidoreductase family protein; amino-acid sequence: MNAIDSFRNAFVNYVGDDARSSPFNLAAARVVVGAYIIWRMTSLEWGFYQEWPRQFNDSLSFLYNDLFLALLPYQQWLVAGLLVLFVLGYRIRWTGGIAALLMMHMLSVKATIYHAGTVESMFVLSYFLLLFAFFHRDDAMSADAIIRTKEKSIDQLNRFLKEGSNQVYRMRVFKWLLLAVGLLYLGSAWGKIMNGSPEIWLTGYELQRDILESQELTGVERPLAEPILEYRSLSWLGFVGTAVIQTSLLVAILLGITITPSALGLIGFHLATVAMLGLYFIDMIVVLLMFGAWDRAYSWLAADADDQVQLAYDERCYFCARSLYVFKQLDINDSVQFYSQSDVPKELVDCDDVDLDEEMYLFRDGEPYGGYEAFRQLLKQFRIFFPIVLLMALSPVRYVGNRVYKYVARNRSRQFVCSFEPEQN